In Ictidomys tridecemlineatus isolate mIctTri1 chromosome 16, mIctTri1.hap1, whole genome shotgun sequence, a single genomic region encodes these proteins:
- the Lrrn1 gene encoding leucine-rich repeat neuronal protein 1: MAGVSLVAAACQLVLGLLVTSFTESSIQNSECPQLCVCEIRPWFTPQSTYREATTVDCNDLRLTRIPSNLSSDTQVLLLQSNNIAKTVDELQQLFNLTELDFSQNNFTNIKEVGLANLTQLTTLHLEENQITEMTDYCLQDLSNLQELYINHNQISTISANAFAGLKNLLRLHLNSNKLKVIDSRWFDSTPNLEILMIGENPVIGILDMNFKPLSNLRSLVLAGMYLTDIPGNALVGLDSLESLSFYDNKLVKVPQLALQKVPNLKFLDLNKNPIHKIQEGDFKNMLRLKELGINNMGELVSVDRYALDNLPELTKLEATNNPKLSYIHRLAFRSVPALESLMLNNNALNAVYQKTVESLPNLREISIHSNPLRCDCVIHWINSNKTNIRFMEPLSMFCAMPPEYRGQQVKEVLIQDSSEQCLPMISHDTFPNHLNMEIGTTVFLDCRAMAEPEPEIYWVTPIGNKITVDTLSEKYKLSSEGTLEIANIQIEDSGRYTCVAQNVQGADTRVAAIKVNGTLLDGTQVLKIYVKQTESHSILVSWKVNSNVMTSNLKWSSATMKIDNPHITYTARVPVDVHEYNLTHLQPSTDYEVCLTVSNIHQQTQKSCVNVTTKTAAFALDISDQETSTALAAVMGSMFAVISLASMAVYIAKRFKRKNYHHSLKKYMQKTSSIPLNELYPPLINLWDGDSEKDKDGSAEAKPTQVDTSRSYYMW, from the coding sequence ATGGCTGGGGTGAGCCTGGTAGCAGCCGCTTGCCAACTGGTGCTGGGCTTGCTAGTGACCTCCTTCACGGAGTCTTCCATACAGAATAGTGAGTGTCCACAACTCTGCGTCTGTGAAATTCGTCCTTGGTTTACCCCGCAGTCCACCTACAGAGAAGCCACCACCGTCGACTGTAATGATCTCCGCCTCACGAGGATTCCTAGCAACCTTTCTAGCGACACGCAAGTGCTTCTCTTACAGAGCAATAACATCGCCAAGACGGTAGATGAGCTTCAACAGCTGTTCAACTTGACTGAGCTAGATTTCTCCCAAAACAACTTTACCAATATTAAGGAGGTAGGGCTGGCGAACTTGACTCAGCTCACTACTCTGCATTTGGAGGAAAATCAGATCACAGAGATGACTGATTACTGTCTGCAAGACCTCAGCAACCTCCAGGAACTCTACATCAACCACAACCAGATCAGCACTATCTCTGCTAACGCCTTTGCAGGCTTAAAAAATCTTCTAAGGCTCCACCTGAATTCCAACAAGTTGAAGGTCATTGATAGTCGCTGGTTTGATTCGACACCTAACCTGGAAATCCTGATGATTGGGGAAAACCCTGTGATTGGAATTTTGGATATGAACTTTAAACCCCTCTCAAACTTGAGAAGCTTAGTTTTGGCAGGAATGTATCTCACAGATATCCCCGGAAACGCCTTGGTGGGCCTGGATAGCCTCGAGAGCCTGTCTTTTTATGATAACAAACTGGTCAAAGTCCCTCAACTCGCCCTGCAAAAAGTCCCCAATTTGAAATTCTTAGACCTCAACAAAAATCCCATCCACAAAATCCAAGAAGGGGACTTCAAAAACATGCTCCGGTTAAAAGAACTAGGGATAAACAATATGGGGGAACTTGTTTCCGTGGACCGCTATGCCCTGGATAACCTACCAGAACTCACAAAGCTAGAAGCCACCAATAACCCCAAATTGTCTTACATCCACCGCTTGGCTTTCCGGAGCGTTCCCGCCCTGGAGAGCTTGATGCTGAACAACAATGCTTTGAATGCTGTTTACCAAAAGACGGTAGAGTCCCTTCCCAATCTGCGGGAGATCAGTATCCACAGCAATCCCTTGAGGTGTGACTGTGTCATCCACTGGATTAACTCCAACAAAACCAACATCCGCTTCATGGAGCCCTTATCCATGTTCTGCGCCATGCCCCCCGAATACAGAGGGCAGCAGGTGAAGGAAGTTTTAATCCAGGATTCAAGTGAACAGTGCCTGCCAATGATCTCTCACGACACATTCCCAAATCATTTAAACATGGAGATTGGCACTACAGTTTTTCTAGACTGTCGGGCCATGGCTGAGCCCGAACCTGAAATTTACTGGGTCACTCCCATTGGAAATAAAATAACGGTGGATACCCTTTCGGAAAAATACAAGCTAAGCAGTGAAGGTACCTTGGAAATAGCTAATATACAGATCGAAGACTCAGGAAGATACACGTGTGTTGCCCAGAATGTCCAAGGGGCAGACACACGGGTGGCCGCCATCAAGGTCAACGGAACCCTTCTGGATGGTACCCAGGTGCTGAAAATCTATGTCAAGCAGACGGAATCTCATTCCATCTTAGTGTCTTGGAAGGTCAACTCCAATGTCatgacatcaaatttaaaatggTCGTCGGCCACCATGAAGATCGACAACCCCCACATCACCTACACGGCCAGGGTCCCGGTCGACGTTCATGAATACAACCTGACCCATCTGCAGCCTTCTACCGATTATGAAGTATGCCTCACCGTGTCCAACATTCACCAGCAGACTCAAAAGTCGTGCGTCAACGTCACAACCAAAACTGCTGCCTTTGCCCTGGACATCTCTGACCAAGAAACCAGCACGGCCCTCGCCGCCGTCATGGGGTCCATGTTCGCCGTCATTAGCCTCGCATCCATGGCTGTGTACATCGCCAAGAGATTTAAGAGGAAAAACTACCACCATTCCCTGAAAAAGTATATGCAAAAAACCTCTTCCATCCCCCTGAACGAGCTGTACCCACCACTCATTAACCTCTGGGACGGTGACAGCGAGAAAGACAAGGACGGTTCGGCAGAGGCCAAGCCAACCCAGGTTGACACATCCAGAAGCTACTACATGTGGTAA